The Helicobacter pylori genome contains a region encoding:
- a CDS encoding di-trans,poly-cis-decaprenylcistransferase: MDNTLKHLAIIMDGNGRWAKLKNKARAYGHKKGVKTLKDITIWCANHKLECLTLYAFSTENWKRPKSEVDFLMKMLKKYLKDERSTYLDNHIRFKAIGDLEGFSKELRDTILQLENDTRHFKDFTQVLALNYGSKNEISRAFKSLLESPPSNISLLESLENEISNRLDTHNLPEVDLLLRTGGEMRLSNFLLWQSSYAELFFTPILWPDFTPKDLENIISDFYKRVRKFGELKC; the protein is encoded by the coding sequence TTGGATAACACTCTCAAACATCTTGCCATTATTATGGATGGTAATGGCAGGTGGGCTAAATTAAAGAATAAAGCTAGGGCTTATGGGCATAAAAAGGGCGTAAAAACCCTTAAAGACATTACGATCTGGTGCGCTAATCATAAGCTAGAATGCTTGACTTTATACGCTTTTTCTACAGAAAATTGGAAACGCCCTAAAAGTGAAGTGGATTTTTTAATGAAAATGCTTAAAAAATACCTTAAAGATGAGCGATCCACTTATTTGGATAATCACATACGCTTTAAAGCGATAGGGGATTTAGAGGGCTTTTCTAAAGAATTGAGAGACACGATCTTGCAACTTGAAAACGATACCAGGCATTTTAAGGATTTTACGCAAGTTTTAGCCCTCAATTACGGATCTAAAAACGAGATTTCAAGGGCATTTAAAAGCTTGCTAGAAAGCCCGCCTAGCAATATAAGCCTTTTAGAAAGTTTAGAAAATGAAATTTCTAATCGTTTAGACACGCACAATTTGCCAGAAGTGGATTTATTGTTACGAACGGGGGGGGAAATGCGCTTGTCTAATTTTTTATTGTGGCAGTCTAGCTATGCGGAATTGTTTTTCACGCCGATTTTATGGCCTGATTTCACCCCTAAAGATTTAGAAAATATCATTAGCGATTTTTACAAAAGAGTGCGCAAATTCGGGGAATTAAAATGCTAG
- a CDS encoding FAD-binding and (Fe-S)-binding domain-containing protein: MEENYHAFFTEASGFLNDRVFKDYLRRLAYGIDASCYRYIPKIVAWVKDEEEVQKLCVLAKKHGISLTFRAAGSSLSGQAICDGVLVMATHFFKDAKILNNATSIQLSCGVIGSNANALLKPYHKKIGPDPSTINVAMIGGIVANNASGMCCGVEQNSYKTLKSLRVILADGTLLDTANQESVENFKNARKDLIEGVLNLRKEILKDKELHALIKKKYEIKNTTGYSLNALIDFEDPIEIISHLFIGSEGTLGFISSVELECVKDYAYKTCALLFYENLEQCAKAAQILAALKAKQPEMISSAELMDYACLKSVKGLEGMPRAILEIKEPNACLLIQSESDDPLTLENNMQTILNALSAIPVVLDSQISSDPTIYQSWWKIRKGIFPIAASQRKSQSSVIIEDVCFSQENFVEGAKAIEGLLKKHGFKDNGIIFGHALSGNLHFVVTPILENETERKAFENLVSDMFLMVSKSSGSIKAEHGTGRMVAPFVEMEWGEKAYKIHKQIKELFDPSGILNPDVIITNNKEIHTKNLKSIHPIEEHLDMCMECGFCERVCPSKDLSLTPRQRIVIHREVERLKERVSHGHHEDQVLLDELLKESEYLAHATCAVCHMCSTLCPLGIDTGKIALNYYQKNPKGEKIASKILNHMQTTTSAARFSLKSARLVQNLIGSHNLVSLTKGIKKFIKPFPKAFNYMPKNNAYPLENKTLKSEEKVIYFSTCINRSFAPSTKMADKRCIQEVFESLCQKAKVSVMYPDGLNALCCGKAFINYTDLTKQNNEKNHAIFLQLSDKGKIPIVLDHSACSTHFFKQMKAYKDLKVYDLSVYIEEVLSPKLKFNPINEDIGLYTMCALKLENKEELLLNLAKKCTLGEIVIHKETGCCGFAGNKGFFTPELNESALNGFQAFYQSYDLKRGFSTSSTCEIGLSEKTHFSWQHIAYLVDACTL, translated from the coding sequence ATGGAGGAAAATTATCATGCTTTTTTTACCGAAGCGAGCGGGTTTTTAAACGATAGGGTTTTTAAGGATTATTTACGCCGTTTGGCTTATGGCATTGATGCGTCATGTTATCGTTATATCCCTAAAATAGTTGCTTGGGTGAAAGATGAAGAAGAAGTCCAAAAGCTTTGTGTTTTAGCCAAAAAGCATGGCATTTCATTGACTTTTAGAGCGGCTGGGAGTTCTTTATCAGGGCAAGCGATCTGTGATGGGGTGCTAGTGATGGCTACGCATTTTTTCAAAGACGCTAAAATTTTAAATAACGCTACAAGCATCCAGCTCTCATGCGGGGTCATAGGAAGTAACGCGAACGCTTTATTGAAACCTTACCATAAAAAAATAGGCCCGGATCCCTCTACGATAAACGTTGCTATGATAGGGGGGATTGTCGCTAATAACGCTAGTGGGATGTGTTGCGGGGTGGAGCAAAACAGCTACAAAACCCTAAAATCCTTAAGAGTCATTTTAGCTGATGGCACTCTTTTAGACACCGCCAATCAAGAGAGCGTTGAAAATTTCAAAAACGCGCGCAAAGATTTGATTGAAGGGGTTTTAAACTTAAGAAAAGAGATCTTAAAAGATAAAGAATTGCATGCTCTCATTAAGAAAAAATACGAGATCAAAAACACCACCGGCTACAGCTTAAACGCTCTCATTGATTTTGAAGATCCTATTGAAATCATTAGCCATTTATTCATAGGCTCTGAGGGGACTTTAGGCTTTATTTCAAGCGTGGAATTAGAATGCGTGAAAGACTACGCTTATAAAACTTGCGCGTTATTGTTTTATGAAAATTTAGAGCAATGCGCCAAAGCCGCTCAAATTTTAGCCGCTTTAAAAGCCAAACAACCCGAAATGATTTCTTCAGCAGAGCTTATGGATTATGCGTGCTTAAAAAGCGTGAAAGGTTTGGAGGGCATGCCCAGAGCGATTTTAGAAATCAAAGAGCCTAACGCATGCTTACTCATTCAAAGCGAAAGCGATGATCCTTTAACTTTAGAAAACAACATGCAAACGATTTTAAACGCTTTGAGCGCAATACCGGTCGTTTTAGATTCTCAAATCAGCAGTGATCCTACTATTTATCAATCGTGGTGGAAGATCAGAAAGGGCATTTTCCCTATCGCAGCGTCTCAAAGAAAAAGCCAAAGCTCTGTGATCATTGAAGACGTGTGCTTTAGTCAAGAAAATTTTGTAGAGGGGGCAAAAGCGATTGAAGGGCTTTTAAAAAAACATGGCTTTAAGGATAATGGCATTATTTTTGGGCATGCGTTAAGCGGGAATTTGCACTTTGTCGTTACGCCGATTTTAGAAAATGAAACTGAAAGAAAAGCGTTTGAAAATTTAGTTTCTGACATGTTTTTAATGGTGAGCAAAAGCTCTGGCTCTATTAAAGCCGAGCATGGCACAGGCAGGATGGTAGCCCCTTTTGTGGAAATGGAGTGGGGGGAAAAAGCCTATAAAATCCACAAACAAATCAAAGAATTGTTTGATCCTAGTGGCATTTTAAACCCTGATGTGATCATCACAAACAATAAAGAAATCCACACTAAAAATTTAAAGAGCATTCACCCTATTGAAGAGCATTTGGACATGTGCATGGAATGCGGGTTTTGTGAAAGGGTTTGCCCTAGCAAAGATCTATCTTTAACGCCACGACAACGAATCGTTATCCACAGAGAGGTAGAGCGTTTAAAAGAAAGGGTGAGTCATGGCCATCATGAAGATCAAGTTTTATTAGATGAGCTTTTAAAAGAGTCTGAATATTTAGCGCACGCCACTTGCGCGGTGTGCCATATGTGTTCTACCCTATGCCCTTTAGGAATTGATACCGGAAAGATCGCTCTAAATTATTATCAAAAAAACCCTAAAGGCGAAAAGATCGCTTCAAAGATCCTTAATCACATGCAAACAACCACAAGCGCGGCTCGTTTTTCTTTAAAAAGCGCTCGCTTAGTTCAAAATCTCATAGGCTCTCACAACTTAGTGAGCCTAACTAAAGGGATTAAAAAATTCATCAAGCCTTTCCCTAAAGCCTTTAATTACATGCCCAAAAACAACGCCTATCCTTTAGAAAATAAAACGCTTAAGAGCGAAGAAAAAGTCATTTATTTCAGCACTTGCATCAACCGCTCGTTCGCTCCATCAACCAAAATGGCGGATAAAAGATGCATTCAAGAAGTGTTTGAATCCTTATGCCAAAAAGCCAAAGTTTCGGTAATGTATCCTGATGGATTGAATGCGCTTTGTTGCGGGAAAGCCTTTATCAATTACACCGACTTGACCAAACAAAACAATGAAAAAAACCATGCGATTTTTTTACAATTAAGCGATAAGGGAAAAATACCGATCGTTTTAGACCATAGTGCATGTTCGACGCATTTTTTCAAGCAAATGAAAGCTTATAAGGATTTGAAAGTCTATGATTTGAGCGTCTATATTGAAGAAGTTTTAAGCCCTAAATTAAAATTCAACCCCATTAACGAAGACATAGGGCTATACACGATGTGTGCTTTAAAGTTAGAAAATAAAGAGGAGTTATTACTCAATTTGGCTAAAAAATGCACTTTGGGCGAGATTGTTATCCACAAAGAGACGGGTTGTTGCGGCTTTGCGGGGAATAAGGGCTTTTTTACCCCTGAATTGAACGAGAGCGCTTTAAACGGCTTTCAAGCGTTTTACCAATCCTATGATCTTAAAAGGGGTTTTTCCACTTCCAGCACTTGCGAGATCGGTTTGAGTGAAAAAACCCACTTTTCTTGGCAGCATATCGCTTATTTAGTGGATGCTTGCACGCTTTAA
- a CDS encoding ABC transporter ATP-binding protein codes for MLVEIENLTKTYGSLKALDNINLKLPKQQFIGLLGPNGAGKTTLLKILAGLNLNYQGEVKILNQKIGIETKKSVAFLSDGDFLDPKLTPLKAIAFYKDFFSDFDSSKALDLLKRFSVPLKREFKALSKGMREKLQLILTLSRNASLYLFDEPVAGIDPIAREEIFELIAKEFSQNASLLVSTHLVVDVEKYLDRAIFLKEAKVVAFGDVGELKKGYSSLEMAYKERLK; via the coding sequence ATGCTAGTAGAAATAGAGAATTTGACTAAAACTTATGGGAGTTTAAAAGCGTTAGATAATATCAATTTGAAACTACCCAAACAGCAATTTATAGGGCTTTTAGGCCCTAATGGGGCGGGTAAAACCACTCTGTTAAAAATTTTAGCCGGATTGAATTTGAACTATCAAGGGGAAGTGAAAATTTTAAATCAAAAGATCGGCATAGAAACTAAAAAAAGCGTGGCGTTTTTAAGCGATGGCGATTTTTTAGACCCTAAATTAACGCCTTTAAAAGCGATCGCTTTTTACAAGGATTTTTTTAGCGATTTTGATTCATCAAAAGCCCTAGATTTGCTGAAACGCTTTAGCGTGCCTTTAAAAAGAGAGTTTAAAGCCCTTTCAAAAGGCATGAGGGAAAAATTACAGCTGATTTTAACCCTATCACGAAACGCTTCTTTGTATCTTTTTGATGAGCCGGTGGCTGGGATTGACCCTATTGCAAGAGAAGAGATTTTTGAACTCATCGCTAAGGAATTTAGCCAAAACGCAAGCTTGTTAGTTTCTACGCATTTGGTGGTGGATGTGGAAAAGTATTTAGACAGAGCGATTTTTTTAAAAGAGGCTAAAGTGGTGGCTTTTGGGGATGTGGGAGAATTGAAAAAAGGGTATAGCAGTTTGGAAATGGCGTATAAAGAAAGGTTGAAATAA
- a CDS encoding RDD family protein produces MRSPNLEKEETEIIETLLMCEKMRLCPLYWRILAFLTDGLLVAFLLSDLLRACDFLHSLYWLANPIYHGVFVAMGFIILYGVYETFFVCLCKMSLAKLVFRIKIIDIYLADCPSRAILLKRLGLKIVVFLCPFLWFVVFKNPYHRAWHEEKSKSLLVLI; encoded by the coding sequence ATGCGCTCTCCAAATTTAGAAAAAGAAGAAACTGAAATCATAGAAACACTCCTTATGTGTGAAAAAATGCGTTTATGCCCCTTATATTGGCGCATCTTAGCGTTTTTAACCGATGGTTTGTTGGTGGCGTTTTTATTAAGCGATCTTTTAAGGGCGTGCGATTTCTTGCATTCTTTATACTGGCTGGCTAACCCCATTTATCATGGCGTGTTTGTTGCGATGGGTTTTATCATCTTGTATGGCGTTTATGAAACCTTTTTTGTGTGTTTGTGCAAGATGAGTTTGGCTAAACTGGTTTTTAGGATTAAAATTATTGATATTTATTTAGCAGATTGCCCAAGTAGGGCTATTTTATTGAAGCGTTTAGGGTTAAAGATCGTGGTTTTTCTATGCCCCTTTTTATGGTTTGTAGTGTTTAAAAACCCCTATCATAGGGCGTGGCATGAAGAAAAAAGCAAAAGTCTTTTGGTGTTAATTTAA
- the purD gene encoding phosphoribosylamine--glycine ligase: MKDNNNYNVLIVGNKGREYALAQRLQQDERVNALYFCLGNGGTQDLGENLECEHYEHIVELALKKQIHLAIISEEKLLILGLTEMLEKAGILVFGASKEAAKLEASKSYMKAFVKECGIKSASYFETNDLKEALNYIQNASFPLVIKALNKNTSIVHHQEEALKILEDAFKQNNEPVIIEPFLEGFELSVTALIANDDFILLPFCQNYKRLLEGDNGVNTGGMGAIAPANFFSNELEEKIKNHIFKPALEKFQADNTLFKGVLLAEIVVIEEKGVLEPYLLDFSVRFKDIECQTILPLLESSLLDLCLATAKGELNSLELVFSKEFVMSVALVSRNYPTSSSPKQTLYIDPVDEKKGHLILGEVEQDNGVFESSGGRVIFAIGRGKSLLEARNHAYEIAQKVHFEGMFYRKDIGFKVLDLKEYS, translated from the coding sequence ATGAAAGATAACAATAACTATAATGTTTTAATTGTGGGTAATAAGGGGCGAGAGTATGCTTTGGCTCAAAGGCTTCAGCAAGATGAGCGAGTGAATGCTTTGTATTTTTGTTTGGGTAATGGTGGCACTCAAGATTTAGGCGAGAATCTGGAATGCGAACATTACGAGCACATCGTGGAATTAGCCCTGAAAAAACAGATCCATTTAGCCATCATTTCAGAAGAAAAGCTTTTGATTTTAGGGCTTACAGAAATGCTAGAAAAAGCGGGGATTTTAGTGTTTGGGGCTTCTAAAGAAGCGGCTAAGTTAGAGGCTTCTAAAAGCTATATGAAGGCTTTTGTTAAAGAGTGCGGTATCAAAAGTGCGTCTTACTTTGAAACAAACGATTTAAAAGAAGCTCTCAATTACATTCAAAACGCTTCCTTCCCTTTAGTCATTAAAGCGTTGAATAAAAACACAAGCATTGTCCATCATCAAGAAGAAGCGCTAAAAATCCTTGAAGACGCTTTCAAACAAAATAATGAGCCTGTGATCATAGAGCCTTTTTTAGAGGGGTTTGAGCTTTCAGTTACAGCGCTCATAGCCAACGATGATTTTATCTTGTTGCCCTTTTGCCAGAACTACAAACGCTTATTAGAGGGGGATAATGGAGTCAATACAGGGGGTATGGGGGCCATCGCTCCTGCAAACTTTTTCTCTAATGAATTAGAAGAGAAGATAAAAAATCATATCTTTAAACCTGCTTTAGAGAAATTTCAGGCTGATAACACGCTTTTTAAAGGGGTTTTACTCGCTGAAATTGTGGTCATAGAAGAAAAGGGCGTTTTAGAGCCGTATTTATTGGATTTTAGCGTGCGTTTTAAAGATATTGAATGCCAGACGATTTTACCCCTTTTAGAAAGCTCGCTTTTAGATTTGTGTTTGGCTACAGCCAAAGGGGAATTAAATTCTCTTGAATTGGTGTTTTCTAAAGAATTTGTGATGAGTGTCGCGCTTGTTTCTAGGAATTACCCCACCAGCTCTTCGCCCAAACAAACCCTTTATATTGATCCGGTTGATGAAAAAAAGGGCCATTTGATTTTAGGGGAGGTGGAGCAGGATAACGGCGTGTTTGAAAGCAGTGGGGGGAGAGTGATCTTTGCCATTGGCAGAGGAAAATCCTTATTAGAAGCCAGAAACCATGCTTATGAAATCGCTCAAAAGGTGCATTTTGAAGGCATGTTTTATCGCAAGGATATTGGTTTTAAGGTGTTAGATTTGAAAGAATACTCTTGA